A segment of the Capsicum annuum cultivar UCD-10X-F1 unplaced genomic scaffold, UCD10Xv1.1 ctg18420, whole genome shotgun sequence genome:
AGCCGGAGGCTAAAAGTGAATTTGACGGTAGTTTTGAAGAAGAGATAACAACTGAAACTGTTGAAGAATCCGAGAGTAATCCGATAACAAGTGCTGGACAAAATGAAGGAATTCTGCAGGGAAATGAAGAGAAGATTCAAGTAGTAGAACAGAGGAGTAATGATgcaggaggaggaggaggaggatacCAGAAGAGGAGGAGCATAGTGTGGTGGAAGGTGCCAATACAACTTGTCAAATACTGTGCTTTTAGAGTTAGCACCCCTGTCTGGACAATTTCTGTTGCTGCTGCTGTCATGGCTTTTCTTATTGTGGGCCGTAGGTTGTATAAGATGAAGAAAAAGGCCAAGGCAGCATTGCAGCTCAAAGTAACTGTTGATGACAAGGTTAGTAGTTTAAGAATGAATTACTTTTCTTCTTGAAATGGTAGTcaaactgaattgaactgatttcaTTGCTTATGGCTCATATTGTCTGAAGCATGCTTTCAAGAGAGAACCAAAT
Coding sequences within it:
- the LOC124890470 gene encoding uncharacterized protein LOC124890470 — protein: EAKSEFDGSFEEEITTETVEESESNPITSAGQNEGILQGNEEKIQVVEQRSNDAGGGGGGYQKRRSIVWWKVPIQLVKYCAFRVSTPVWTISVAAAVMAFLIVGRRLYKMKKKAKAALQLKVTVDDKNISQFTSRAARLNEAFSIVKRVPVIRPQLPTAGVTLWPVMR